From one Anopheles bellator chromosome 1, idAnoBellAS_SP24_06.2, whole genome shotgun sequence genomic stretch:
- the LOC131213582 gene encoding collagenase-like, with translation MRQLLLLVTVVVATVSSVAVDPRTIDWTLVRTLQQTDAIRAKQGLPPLTDEDVRSSRVADGQIASSTQFPWAAGVLISGSSSHSFCSGVLISRRHVLTAAVCISGSNTLTVLLGASDMTRVEEFIGVTNILSHPNYSSFFNRDDIAILTIAHEAPLRDTIRPVELPRWSDVGNSFNNWAATTAGWGNLGRRENEPIPIQNLHFAIDSVSTNLRCGLSHTFIRDTHICTFTDNGGACNGDEGGPVTVTESGRTFLVGIHSFHFSGLFGCDRGRPSVHTRITEYLGWIQQNSDAIVN, from the exons ATGCGACAATTGCTTCTTCTAGTTACTGTTGTGGTTGCCACAGTCAGTTCGGTTGCCGTCGATCCACGCACGATCGATTGGACACTGGTGAGGACGCTCCAGCAAACCGATGCTATTCGCGCAAAGCAAGGACTACCTCCGCTCACTGATGAGGATGTTCGGTCCTCTCGCGTTGCCGATGGCCAGATCGCTTCCTCGACGCAGTTCCCGTGGGCAGCTGGTGTGCTGATATCCGGCTCATCATCGCACAGTTTCTGCAGTGGCGTGTTGATCTCGCGACGACATGTGCTCACGGCCGCTGTGTGCATATCTGG ATCGAACACCCTCACCGTCCTTCTGGGAGCATCTGACATGACGCGTGTGGAGGAGTTCATCGGAGTTACAAACATCCTATCACACCCGAATTACAGCTCTTTCTTCAATCGGGACGATATTGCCATCCTGACGATCGCCCATGAGGCACCGCTCCGGGACACCATTCGCCCAGTTGAACTGCCACGATGGAGTGACGTTGGGAACTCTTTCAACAACTGGGCTGCAACGACCGCCGGCTGGGGCAACTTGGGACGTCGCGAAAATGAGCCCATTCCAATTCAGAATCTACACTTTGCCATCGACTCGGTATCGACCAATTTGAGATGCGGTCTGTCGCATACCTTTATCCGCGATACGCATATCTGCACCTTCACGGACAATGGAGGAGCGTGTAAT GGTGACGAAGGTGGTCCAGTTACCGTGACCGAGAGTGGGCGTACATTCCTCGTTGGCATCCAttcgttccacttttccgGTCTATTTGGGTGCGATCGTGGACGTCCTTCGGTGCACACACGGATCACCGAGTACCTAGGATGGATTCAGCAGAATTCCGATGCCattgttaattga
- the LOC131213563 gene encoding chymotrypsin-like: MKSLSVVVLLALCAVAHAAITRLEDINWAEVRPVQESPHFKASRAASSVGRFLAKLDELEGPATPSRSARINNGVVAGPTDVPYIVGVLVSVERGTYFCGGVLVSEMHILTSGTCVEGQSSITVLLGASEIARAQDFIVVSHVRVHPDFSSFFQSNDLAILTLSRAPRFSEQIQIARLPRRANVGDSFSNAWTTISGWGETASNTGEALPMQQLRSVRSQVITNFSCTISFPLYLRSTNVCTSSDGGAPCVGDEGGPVTIIEADGQSTVIAIHSYTYSRGCTRSWPAVHTRVTDYLNWIEIYTGANIRA, from the exons ATGAAGTCGCTATCCGTGGTCGTCCTGCTAGCGCTTTGCGCAGTTGCGCACGCAGCAATTACGCGCCTCGAAGACATCAACTGGGCTGAAGTTCGACCGGTACAGGAGAGTCCTCACTTCAAGGCTAGCCGAGCAGCGAGCAGTGTCGGGCGCTTTCTGGCCAAACTTGATGAACTCGAAGGTCCTGCGACACCGTCACGTAGCGCGCGCATCAACAATGGAGTCGTCGCAGGACCGACAGATGTTCCGTACATTGTGGGAGTTCTTGTCTCCGTCGAACGGGGAACATACTTCTGTGGCGGTGTTCTCGTGTCGGAAATGCATATCCTAACTTCCGGGACATGCGTCGAGGGACAGTCGTCCATCACCGTGCTGCTCGGAGCGAGTGAGATTGCTCGCGCTCAGGACTTCATCGTTGTCAGCCACGTCCGAGTGCATCCCGATTTTAGTTCGTTCTTCCAATCGAACGATCTCGCCATCTTGACCCTTTCGCGGGCACCACGGTTCAGTG AGCAAATTCAAATCGCACGACTTCCACGGCGGGCCAATGTAGGTGATTCGTTTTCCAACGCCTGGACCACCATCAGCGGCTGGGGCGAGACGGCATCCAACACCGGTGAAGCGCTACCAATGCAGCaacttcgttccgttcgctcgcaAGTCATAACGAACTTCAGCTGTACGATCAGCTTCCCACTGTACTTGCGTTCAACCAATGTCTGCACCTCATCTGACGGCGGTGCCCCTTGCGTG gGTGATGAGGGCGGTCCGGTGACGATCATTGAAGCGGATGGACAGTCGACTGTAATCGCAATCCACTCGTACACGTATTCACGAGGATGCACGAGAAGCTGGCCTGCGGTACACACCCGTGTGACGGACTACCTTAACTGGATTGAAATTTATACCGGTGCGAACATTCGCGCATAA